The Ornithinimicrobium faecis genome includes a window with the following:
- a CDS encoding DUF4032 domain-containing protein, protein MALQITAAQPDPAILDLPWQVPLEEWPEEHLAALPRGISRHVVRFVRLSGGVIAVKEIKAELARREYQTLQLLRRIDQPAVEPLAVIAGRTDVDGNELDACLVTRHLKFSLPYRAIFSQRLRPDTARRVLDALAVLLVRLHLGGVYWGDVSLSNTLFRRDAGEFAAYLVDAETAEVHNQLSNGQRNHDLHIAHGNIAGELMDLAAGELLDEEADALEIADRLMHRYELLWRELTATERFERGDRWRVDERIRRLNNLGFDVGELAMSTDLDGTHIQIEPKIVDAGHHSRRLLRLTGQDVEENQARRLLNDLDSFRASQNRQNEDEELVAHDWLAGIYEPITRTVPPELRSKLEPAELFHELLEHRWYLSERADYDVPLEEAVRDYVATVLPSKPDEVAVLGLDTQEIPIRTKG, encoded by the coding sequence ATGGCCCTGCAGATCACGGCCGCTCAGCCCGACCCCGCCATCCTCGACCTGCCCTGGCAGGTGCCGCTGGAGGAGTGGCCGGAGGAGCACCTGGCCGCCCTCCCCCGCGGCATCTCCCGCCACGTCGTCCGCTTCGTGCGGCTGTCCGGCGGGGTCATCGCCGTCAAGGAGATCAAGGCCGAGCTGGCCCGGCGCGAGTATCAGACGCTGCAGCTGCTGCGCCGGATCGACCAGCCCGCGGTGGAGCCCCTGGCCGTGATCGCCGGGCGCACTGACGTCGACGGCAACGAGCTGGACGCCTGCCTGGTCACCCGGCACCTGAAGTTCTCCCTGCCCTATCGCGCGATCTTCAGCCAGCGGCTGCGTCCCGACACGGCCCGACGCGTGCTCGATGCGCTGGCCGTGCTGCTGGTGCGCCTGCACCTCGGCGGCGTCTACTGGGGCGACGTGTCGCTGTCCAACACCCTCTTTCGCCGCGACGCCGGTGAGTTCGCGGCCTATCTGGTTGACGCCGAGACCGCCGAGGTCCACAACCAGCTCAGCAACGGCCAGCGCAACCATGACCTGCACATCGCCCACGGCAACATCGCCGGCGAGCTGATGGACCTGGCGGCCGGTGAGCTCCTCGACGAGGAGGCCGACGCCCTGGAGATCGCCGACCGGCTGATGCACCGCTATGAGCTGCTCTGGCGCGAGCTCACCGCCACCGAGCGGTTCGAGCGCGGCGACCGCTGGCGCGTCGACGAGCGCATCCGGCGCCTGAACAACCTCGGGTTTGACGTCGGTGAGCTCGCGATGAGCACCGACCTGGACGGCACGCACATCCAGATCGAGCCCAAGATCGTCGACGCCGGGCACCACAGCCGGCGCCTGCTGCGGCTGACCGGCCAGGACGTCGAGGAGAACCAGGCACGGCGGCTGCTCAACGACCTGGACTCCTTCCGCGCCTCACAGAACCGACAGAACGAGGACGAGGAGCTGGTCGCCCACGACTGGCTCGCGGGCATCTACGAGCCGATCACGCGCACGGTGCCGCCGGAGCTGCGCAGCAAACTGGAGCCGGCCGAGCTCTTCCACGAGCTGCTGGAGCACCGCTGGTATCTCTCCGAGCGCGCCGACTATGACGTCCCGCTCGAGGAGGCGGTGCGTGATTATGTCGCCACGGTGCTGCCCAGCAAGCCGGATGAGGTCGCCGTCCTGGGCCTGGACACCCAGGAGATCCCGATCCGCACCAAGGGCTGA
- a CDS encoding sugar ABC transporter permease, which produces MSQPAAAGAPGAVPAEAITPSAGQRTAEVVPVGQKPRTGVWWRHALAILALVWALFPVMFVVSAALNPAGTLNSASPIPTSFSLKNFTDLFASTTFPFWSWFQNSLIIAGLGTFIQVFIGAAAAFAFSRLRWKGRRPGLMALLLSQMFPALLAFPALYLMFLRIGDVIPEIGLNTLWGLLLVYLGGSMGANVWLLKGYFDTIPKELDEAAMMDGASHARIFFTMTLRLVAPILATVGILAFVALWGEFMLASIFLLDQERRTLGVGLYSLNLADRNKYFGMFCAGALIASLPPVAVYLSLQKQLIGGLTQGSVK; this is translated from the coding sequence ATGTCTCAGCCTGCTGCTGCCGGCGCCCCCGGGGCCGTGCCCGCCGAAGCCATCACACCGTCCGCCGGCCAGCGCACGGCGGAGGTTGTTCCCGTCGGCCAGAAGCCGCGCACCGGCGTCTGGTGGCGCCACGCCCTGGCGATCCTCGCCCTGGTGTGGGCGCTGTTCCCGGTGATGTTCGTCGTCTCGGCCGCCCTCAACCCCGCCGGCACGCTCAACAGCGCGTCCCCGATCCCGACGTCCTTCTCGCTGAAGAACTTCACGGACCTGTTTGCGTCCACGACCTTCCCGTTCTGGAGCTGGTTCCAGAACTCGCTGATCATCGCCGGGCTGGGCACCTTCATCCAGGTCTTCATCGGCGCTGCCGCGGCGTTCGCCTTCTCCCGCCTGCGCTGGAAGGGGCGACGCCCGGGCCTGATGGCCCTGCTGCTGTCCCAGATGTTCCCGGCGCTGCTGGCCTTCCCCGCGCTCTATCTGATGTTCCTGCGCATCGGCGACGTGATCCCCGAGATCGGGCTCAACACGCTGTGGGGTCTGCTGCTGGTCTATCTGGGTGGCTCGATGGGCGCCAACGTCTGGCTGCTCAAGGGCTATTTCGACACCATCCCCAAGGAGCTCGACGAGGCCGCCATGATGGACGGCGCCAGCCACGCGCGGATCTTCTTCACGATGACCCTGCGCCTGGTGGCCCCGATCCTGGCCACAGTCGGCATCCTGGCCTTCGTCGCGCTGTGGGGCGAGTTCATGCTGGCCAGCATCTTCCTGCTGGACCAGGAGCGCCGCACCCTCGGTGTCGGTCTGTATTCGTTGAACCTGGCCGACCGCAACAAATACTTCGGGATGTTCTGCGCCGGTGCGCTCATCGCCTCGCTGCCGCCGGTCGCGGTCTATCTCTCCCTGCAGAAGCAGCTCATCGGCGGCCTCACGCAGGGCTCGGTGAAATAG
- a CDS encoding NUDIX domain-containing protein, translated as MSTVRAATRGLVVSEGKLLVTVLHGTTGEYWLTPGGGQHFGETKLENAEREVLEETGYRVRVGDLACGRDYVGARHFPDWDSGFQQTELFFWCDLLDDEPDPSALETDTNQTGVLWVPVVELMGSPLYPRRLAMWLNENPATRPVWLGDIN; from the coding sequence ATGTCCACCGTCCGTGCCGCCACCCGTGGCCTCGTCGTCTCCGAGGGGAAGCTGCTGGTCACGGTGTTGCACGGCACGACGGGGGAGTATTGGTTGACGCCCGGCGGCGGGCAACACTTCGGCGAGACCAAGCTGGAGAACGCCGAGCGTGAGGTCCTGGAGGAGACCGGCTATCGCGTCCGCGTCGGTGACCTGGCGTGCGGCCGCGACTATGTCGGGGCCCGGCACTTCCCGGACTGGGACAGCGGCTTCCAGCAGACCGAGCTGTTCTTCTGGTGCGACCTGCTCGATGACGAGCCGGACCCGAGCGCCCTGGAGACCGACACCAACCAGACCGGTGTGCTGTGGGTGCCAGTCGTCGAGCTGATGGGCTCCCCGCTCTATCCGCGCCGCCTCGCCATGTGGCTCAACGAGAACCCCGCGACCCGGCCGGTGTGGCTGGGCGACATCAACTGA
- a CDS encoding sugar ABC transporter substrate-binding protein, whose amino-acid sequence MKRTTGAIAMAGITALLLTACGGDTESDDPTTPAAGEEESEAPEGDDEGAATDEGEAGEETAAPEGDDAAGETAGPPAASDGTSLVIWADDLRAAAIEPLTETFTADTGVEVKVQIVAQEKLREQFKDAVGQGAGPDITIGAHDWLGELVQNNVVAPVQIAPDTAEQFVPESIEAVTFEGQLYAVPYSVESLALIRNTDLAPEVPATMEALVADGEAMVEAGDTELILAQELGKEGNAFSMYPYLAAYGPGIFPLLDEGGFDGSEAILDSPETIQGAEKLAWLGETAALSTNQDASNVIPNFVDGKAAYMVSGPWAIDQITEAGINYAIDPIPDFEDGGETSPFLGVQAFYVSAESLNPQIAQTFVQEYVPSEEVQVGMFEADRRPPALTAAAEQVQAQDDDVEAWATAAEGGIPMPNIPQMNAVWGPLGKATADIVDGADPAERMGTAQTEVATALGGK is encoded by the coding sequence ATGAAGCGCACGACCGGCGCGATCGCGATGGCGGGCATCACTGCCCTCCTGCTGACTGCTTGCGGTGGCGACACCGAGTCCGACGATCCCACGACGCCCGCCGCTGGCGAGGAGGAGTCCGAGGCTCCCGAGGGCGACGACGAGGGCGCGGCCACCGACGAGGGTGAGGCTGGCGAGGAGACCGCTGCCCCCGAGGGTGACGACGCCGCTGGCGAGACGGCCGGGCCGCCGGCTGCCAGTGACGGCACCAGCCTGGTGATCTGGGCGGACGACCTGCGTGCCGCCGCCATCGAGCCGCTGACCGAGACCTTCACCGCCGACACCGGCGTCGAGGTGAAGGTCCAGATCGTTGCTCAGGAGAAGCTGCGCGAGCAGTTCAAGGACGCCGTCGGTCAGGGTGCCGGCCCGGACATCACCATCGGTGCGCACGACTGGCTGGGCGAGCTCGTCCAGAACAACGTCGTGGCCCCGGTGCAGATTGCCCCGGACACCGCCGAGCAGTTCGTGCCCGAGTCGATCGAGGCCGTGACCTTCGAGGGCCAGCTCTATGCCGTGCCCTACTCCGTGGAGTCCCTCGCGCTGATCCGCAACACCGACCTGGCCCCCGAGGTCCCCGCCACCATGGAGGCCCTCGTGGCCGATGGTGAGGCCATGGTCGAGGCCGGCGACACCGAGCTGATCCTGGCCCAGGAACTGGGCAAGGAGGGCAACGCCTTCTCGATGTATCCCTACCTGGCCGCCTACGGCCCCGGCATCTTCCCGCTCCTTGACGAGGGCGGGTTCGACGGCAGCGAGGCCATCCTGGACTCCCCGGAGACCATCCAGGGGGCCGAGAAGCTGGCCTGGCTCGGTGAGACCGCTGCGCTGAGCACCAACCAGGACGCCTCCAACGTGATCCCGAACTTCGTCGACGGCAAGGCGGCCTACATGGTCTCTGGCCCGTGGGCGATCGACCAGATCACCGAGGCCGGCATCAACTACGCCATCGACCCGATCCCCGACTTCGAGGACGGCGGCGAGACCTCGCCGTTCCTGGGCGTCCAGGCCTTCTATGTCTCGGCCGAGTCGCTGAACCCGCAGATCGCCCAGACCTTCGTGCAGGAGTATGTCCCGTCCGAGGAGGTCCAGGTCGGCATGTTCGAGGCTGACCGTCGCCCGCCGGCCCTGACCGCCGCCGCCGAGCAGGTGCAGGCCCAGGACGACGACGTCGAGGCCTGGGCGACCGCTGCCGAGGGTGGCATCCCGATGCCGAACATCCCGCAGATGAACGCCGTCTGGGGCCCGTTGGGCAAGGCGACCGCCGACATCGTCGACGGTGCCGACCCGGCCGAGCGGATGGGCACCGCCCAGACCGAGGTCGCCACAGCTCTCGGCGGCAAGTAA
- a CDS encoding ABC transporter permease subunit, with protein sequence MSQAPVGQPPASPPWVLAVKWLLIALTLLACTYLAWRAVEAGSWLIVTVVAFVAMAVLVVYATRRGITLKYLLPGLLLLTLFQVWPIAYTVATAFTNYGDGHSLTKEEAIEAVQAQSVRPEPDSARYGMSVAIPEGEAIATADLSFLLSRPAAEDAGGDNVLDGQELFVGTMEGLEPLPADGVTLRGNGTIGEAPSFQVLTLVEANERAQDVAEFAVPLEGGAGIKAATGTQAFVGRTTTTYDADADTMTTIDGKVYVAQDGNFVPQDGEGPALPTGWTENVGLDNFTSIFTDSALRNGFLKIFLWNLVFPLVSVGSTFILGMLLALLFNDPRLKGKGIYRSLLILPYALPIFVTAIVWAAMFNQDFGMINDVTGLNIDWLGDPWAARSAVLITNLWLGFPYMFLICTGALQSIPSDVKEAASVDGAGPVRTLVSVTMPLLLVAVGPLLVASFAFNFNNFGLIYLLTGGGPFDAANSQVGNTDLLITFAYRLALESGTPNIGLASAVSIIIFLLVGALSYAGFRQSKALEEVN encoded by the coding sequence ATGTCCCAAGCCCCTGTCGGCCAGCCACCCGCGAGCCCGCCCTGGGTGCTCGCCGTGAAGTGGCTGCTGATCGCCCTCACGCTGCTCGCGTGCACCTATCTGGCCTGGCGTGCCGTCGAGGCCGGCTCGTGGCTGATCGTGACGGTCGTCGCCTTCGTGGCGATGGCGGTCCTGGTGGTCTATGCCACGCGCCGCGGGATCACGCTGAAGTATCTGCTGCCGGGGTTGCTGCTGCTCACGCTCTTCCAGGTCTGGCCGATCGCCTACACGGTCGCCACCGCCTTCACGAACTATGGCGATGGCCACTCGCTGACCAAGGAGGAGGCGATCGAGGCCGTCCAGGCCCAGTCGGTGCGCCCCGAGCCGGACTCGGCACGCTACGGGATGTCCGTGGCGATCCCCGAGGGTGAGGCCATCGCGACCGCCGACCTGTCCTTCCTGCTGTCCCGTCCGGCGGCCGAGGACGCCGGGGGTGACAACGTCCTGGACGGGCAGGAGCTGTTCGTCGGGACGATGGAGGGGCTGGAGCCCCTGCCCGCAGATGGGGTGACACTGCGCGGCAATGGCACCATCGGCGAGGCCCCGAGCTTCCAGGTGCTGACGCTGGTGGAGGCCAACGAGCGAGCGCAGGACGTCGCCGAGTTTGCGGTCCCGCTCGAGGGGGGCGCGGGTATCAAGGCCGCCACCGGCACCCAGGCGTTTGTCGGGCGGACCACCACGACCTACGACGCCGATGCCGACACGATGACCACCATCGACGGCAAGGTCTACGTCGCGCAGGACGGCAACTTCGTCCCGCAGGACGGGGAGGGCCCGGCGCTGCCGACGGGATGGACCGAGAACGTCGGGCTGGACAACTTCACCTCGATCTTCACCGACTCCGCGCTGCGCAACGGCTTCCTCAAGATCTTCCTGTGGAACCTGGTCTTCCCCCTGGTGAGCGTGGGGTCGACCTTCATCCTGGGCATGCTCTTGGCGCTGCTGTTCAATGATCCACGGCTGAAGGGCAAGGGGATCTATCGGTCCCTGCTGATCCTGCCCTACGCCCTGCCGATCTTCGTGACGGCCATCGTGTGGGCGGCGATGTTCAACCAGGACTTCGGCATGATCAATGACGTCACGGGACTCAACATCGACTGGCTCGGTGATCCGTGGGCGGCCAGATCCGCGGTGCTGATCACCAACCTGTGGCTCGGCTTCCCCTATATGTTCCTGATCTGCACCGGGGCCCTGCAGTCGATCCCCTCGGACGTCAAGGAGGCGGCCTCGGTCGACGGCGCCGGCCCGGTCCGCACCCTGGTGTCGGTGACGATGCCGCTGCTGCTGGTGGCCGTCGGGCCGCTGCTGGTGGCCTCCTTCGCCTTCAACTTCAACAACTTCGGTCTGATCTATCTGCTGACCGGCGGCGGTCCGTTCGACGCCGCCAACAGTCAGGTGGGCAACACCGACCTGCTGATCACCTTCGCCTACCGTCTGGCGCTGGAGTCGGGGACGCCCAACATCGGGCTCGCCTCGGCCGTCAGCATCATCATCTTCCTGCTGGTGGGAGCCCTGAGCTATGCCGGGTTCCGCCAGTCCAAGGCTCTTGAAGAGGTGAACTAA
- the rlmB gene encoding 23S rRNA (guanosine(2251)-2'-O)-methyltransferase RlmB — translation MAGNSQRKGAVRKTAKKGPQVGSGGQRRKGLEGRGPTPKATERTGHPAARRTQRTTTTRRPPQRGNKASTEVITGRNSVLEALRTYVPASTLYVSSRLESDDRIREAIKLATEQQIPILEANKPELDRLTDGAVHQGLAMLIPPYDYAHPDDLLSAELPGTPLIVALDGITDPRNLGAIIRSVGAFGGHGVVVPARRSAGMTAAAWKTSAGAAARIQVAQATNLTVALQDYRKAGCFVIGLDAEGDVDLPDLELADLPLVVVVGSEGKGLSRLVRETCDQIVSIPMAGVTESLNAGIAGAVTLYEIARKRTR, via the coding sequence ATGGCAGGCAACAGCCAGCGCAAGGGCGCCGTGCGCAAGACCGCCAAGAAGGGGCCGCAGGTCGGCAGCGGCGGCCAGCGACGCAAGGGACTGGAAGGGCGCGGCCCGACCCCCAAGGCGACCGAGCGCACCGGACACCCGGCGGCACGACGGACCCAGAGGACCACCACGACCCGCCGGCCGCCGCAGCGCGGCAACAAGGCCAGCACCGAGGTCATCACCGGTCGCAACTCGGTCCTGGAGGCGCTGCGCACCTATGTGCCCGCCAGCACGCTGTATGTCAGCTCCCGGCTCGAGTCCGACGACCGGATCAGGGAGGCGATCAAGCTCGCCACCGAGCAGCAGATCCCGATCCTGGAGGCCAACAAGCCCGAGCTCGACCGGCTGACCGACGGCGCCGTCCACCAGGGTCTGGCGATGCTGATCCCGCCCTACGACTACGCCCACCCCGACGATCTGCTCTCCGCCGAGCTGCCGGGCACCCCGCTGATCGTGGCGCTCGACGGGATCACCGACCCGCGCAACCTCGGGGCGATCATCCGCTCGGTCGGTGCCTTCGGCGGGCACGGGGTGGTGGTCCCCGCGCGCCGCTCGGCGGGGATGACCGCAGCGGCCTGGAAGACCTCCGCGGGTGCCGCCGCCCGCATCCAGGTGGCCCAGGCCACCAACCTGACGGTCGCGCTCCAGGACTATCGCAAGGCGGGCTGCTTCGTCATCGGGCTGGACGCTGAGGGCGACGTGGACCTGCCCGATCTCGAGCTGGCCGACCTGCCCCTGGTGGTCGTCGTGGGCTCGGAGGGCAAGGGCCTGTCCCGTCTCGTGCGCGAGACCTGCGACCAGATCGTGTCGATCCCGATGGCCGGGGTCACCGAGTCGCTCAACGCCGGCATCGCCGGTGCCGTCACCCTCTACGAGATCGCCCGCAAGCGGACCCGCTGA
- a CDS encoding LacI family DNA-binding transcriptional regulator: protein MAVSRLADLAQHAGVSEATVSRVLNDRPGVAQHTRKAVLTALDVLGYERPSKLRRSSAGLVGLVVPELTNPIFPAFAQAVETQLAAANFTPVLCTQVPGGVREDEYVEMLLERGVASIIFISGYHADTRASTERYTSLRERGLPIALINGWREDVVASFISNDDVAGVQLAVRHLRDLGHTRIGLATGPNRYVPVQRKIQGYERAMDELLPDAEQFVSTTHFSVEGGQAAGRNLLDEGVTGVVCGSDIMALGVVRAVRQEGLRVPEDVSVIGSDDSQLIAFTDPPLTTVRQDVTAMSEAAVTAILEEIQGEEAVHREYLFAPELILRSSTGAVPGRP, encoded by the coding sequence ATAGCCGTGAGCCGACTCGCCGACCTGGCGCAGCACGCGGGCGTCAGTGAGGCGACCGTCAGCCGGGTCCTCAACGACCGCCCGGGCGTGGCCCAGCACACCCGCAAGGCCGTGCTCACCGCCCTCGACGTGCTCGGCTATGAGCGACCCAGCAAACTGCGTCGCAGCAGCGCGGGGCTGGTGGGTCTGGTCGTGCCGGAGCTGACCAACCCGATCTTCCCGGCCTTCGCCCAGGCGGTCGAGACGCAGCTGGCCGCAGCCAACTTCACCCCCGTCCTGTGCACCCAGGTGCCCGGCGGCGTGCGGGAGGACGAATACGTCGAGATGCTCCTGGAGCGTGGCGTGGCCAGCATCATCTTCATCAGCGGCTATCACGCGGACACCCGGGCGAGCACCGAGCGCTACACCTCGCTGCGCGAGCGCGGCCTGCCGATCGCCCTGATCAACGGCTGGCGCGAGGACGTCGTTGCCAGTTTCATCTCCAACGACGACGTCGCCGGGGTGCAGTTGGCGGTCCGGCACCTGCGCGACCTCGGTCACACCCGCATCGGGCTGGCCACCGGACCCAACCGCTATGTGCCGGTGCAGCGCAAGATCCAGGGCTATGAGCGGGCCATGGATGAGCTGCTGCCCGACGCCGAGCAGTTCGTCTCGACCACGCACTTCAGCGTCGAGGGCGGGCAGGCGGCCGGGCGCAACCTGCTCGATGAGGGCGTCACCGGCGTGGTCTGCGGCTCCGACATCATGGCGCTGGGCGTGGTCCGCGCCGTCCGCCAGGAGGGCCTGCGGGTGCCCGAGGACGTCTCCGTCATCGGCTCCGACGACTCCCAACTCATCGCGTTCACCGACCCGCCGCTGACCACGGTCCGCCAGGACGTCACGGCGATGAGTGAGGCGGCGGTGACTGCCATCCTGGAGGAGATCCAGGGCGAGGAGGCCGTTCACCGGGAGTATCTGTTCGCCCCCGAGCTGATCCTGCGCAGCTCCACCGGCGCCGTGCCCGGCCGTCCCTGA
- a CDS encoding ABC transporter ATP-binding protein, whose product MATVTFDKATRIYPGSDIPAVDSLDIDIADGEFLVLVGPSGCGKSTSLRMLAGLEEVNSGRIMIGDREVTDLPPKDRDVAMVFQNYALYPHMSVADNMGFALRIAGKSKAEIRERVEEAAKILDLEPYLDRKPKALSGGQRQRVAMGRAIVRQPQVFLMDEPLSNLDAKLRVQTRTQIASLQRRLGVTTVYVTHDQVEAMTMGDRVAVLKDGILQQCDAPRRMYDHPNNVFVAGFIGSPAMNLMDVAVTDGGVKFGEGTLPIERDVLAGAGERAVIGVRPEDLTMTTDGTGLPVEVAVVEELGADAYVYGQVPGAESEDRPFIARVDGRTPPMKGEVVHFVPKSDHIHVFHAESGLRLGD is encoded by the coding sequence ATGGCAACAGTGACCTTTGACAAGGCCACCAGGATCTATCCCGGCTCGGACATCCCGGCCGTGGACTCCCTGGACATCGACATCGCCGACGGCGAGTTCCTCGTGCTCGTCGGCCCCTCCGGATGTGGCAAGTCCACCAGCCTGCGCATGCTCGCCGGCCTGGAGGAGGTCAACTCCGGGCGCATCATGATCGGCGACCGCGAGGTCACCGACCTGCCGCCCAAGGACCGCGACGTCGCGATGGTCTTCCAGAACTACGCGCTCTATCCGCACATGTCGGTCGCCGACAACATGGGCTTTGCACTGCGCATTGCGGGCAAGTCCAAGGCCGAGATCCGCGAGCGCGTGGAAGAGGCCGCCAAGATCCTGGACCTTGAGCCCTATCTGGACCGCAAGCCCAAGGCCCTCTCCGGCGGTCAGCGGCAGCGGGTGGCCATGGGCCGGGCGATCGTGCGTCAGCCCCAGGTCTTCCTGATGGATGAGCCGCTGTCCAACCTGGACGCCAAACTGCGGGTGCAGACCCGCACCCAGATCGCCTCCCTGCAGCGCCGCCTCGGGGTCACCACCGTCTATGTCACCCACGACCAGGTCGAGGCCATGACGATGGGCGACCGCGTCGCCGTGCTCAAGGACGGCATCCTGCAGCAGTGCGACGCCCCCCGCCGCATGTATGACCACCCCAACAATGTCTTCGTCGCCGGCTTCATCGGCTCCCCAGCGATGAACCTGATGGACGTCGCAGTCACCGACGGCGGCGTGAAGTTCGGTGAGGGCACGCTGCCGATCGAGCGCGATGTGCTCGCCGGTGCCGGCGAGCGCGCCGTGATCGGCGTGCGCCCGGAGGACCTGACCATGACCACCGACGGCACGGGGCTGCCGGTCGAGGTCGCCGTCGTCGAAGAGCTCGGCGCGGACGCCTACGTCTACGGCCAGGTGCCCGGCGCCGAGTCCGAGGACCGGCCGTTCATCGCCCGGGTCGACGGACGCACCCCGCCGATGAAGGGTGAGGTCGTCCACTTTGTGCCGAAGTCCGACCACATCCACGTCTTCCACGCCGAGTCCGGCCTGCGCCTGGGCGACTGA
- the otsB gene encoding trehalose-phosphatase produces MTSTRITSPMTPGSDPTLAAPLVDALQRFAALPRVLVAMDFDGTLAPLVDEPMDARALPGSEELLNELSCLPETLVALVSGRALADLIELTRLAEPVLLVGSHGVERSSEAQAPSRDATEQTRFAALDADLATVLRDHPRARVERKPHSLVLHTRGLSGQETEAAVRAAEEVVTRHTGLVVTPGKEVLELATRHVGKGVALLELAQEHSVDSVLFVGDDVTDEQAFGVLRPTDLTVKVGQGDTAAQHRVDDEAQVLALVRALLELRRRAARPATNCMDPSRNTPDEA; encoded by the coding sequence ATGACCAGCACGAGGATCACCAGCCCGATGACACCCGGTTCCGACCCGACCCTCGCCGCGCCCCTCGTGGACGCACTGCAACGGTTTGCCGCGCTCCCCCGCGTCCTGGTGGCGATGGACTTTGACGGCACGCTCGCGCCGCTGGTCGACGAGCCGATGGACGCGCGTGCGCTGCCCGGCAGCGAGGAACTGCTCAACGAGTTGTCCTGCCTCCCCGAGACGCTCGTGGCACTCGTCTCCGGCCGTGCCCTGGCCGACCTGATCGAGCTGACCCGGCTGGCCGAGCCGGTGCTGCTGGTCGGCAGCCACGGCGTCGAGCGCTCCTCCGAGGCTCAGGCCCCCTCCCGGGACGCCACCGAGCAGACCCGTTTTGCCGCGTTGGACGCGGACCTGGCCACCGTGCTCCGAGACCATCCCCGAGCACGCGTCGAGCGCAAGCCCCACTCACTGGTGCTGCACACCCGGGGCCTGAGCGGTCAGGAGACCGAGGCTGCGGTGCGGGCCGCTGAGGAGGTGGTCACTCGGCATACCGGCCTGGTGGTGACCCCCGGCAAAGAGGTCCTCGAGCTGGCCACCCGCCACGTCGGCAAGGGGGTCGCCCTGCTGGAGTTGGCGCAGGAGCACTCCGTCGACTCGGTGCTGTTCGTGGGCGATGACGTCACCGACGAGCAGGCCTTTGGCGTGCTGCGGCCCACCGACCTGACCGTCAAGGTCGGGCAGGGCGACACGGCCGCGCAGCACCGGGTCGACGACGAGGCGCAGGTGCTGGCGCTGGTGCGCGCCCTGCTCGAGCTGCGCCGTCGCGCTGCCCGGCCAGCCACCAACTGCATGGATCCTTCACGCAACACGCCGGACGAGGCGTGA